One part of the Bradyrhizobium sp. CB1650 genome encodes these proteins:
- a CDS encoding ABC transporter substrate-binding protein produces MLLGRTLRTAALVTATAVITFTSGAALAQKKYDIGASDTEIKIGNIMPYSGPASAYGIIGKTEEAYFRMINEKGGINGRKINFVTYDDGYSPPKAVEQVRKLVESDEVLVVFNPLGTPSNTAIQKYLNAKKIPQLFVATGATKWNDPKSFPWTIGWQPSYQSEAQIYAKWLMKEKPGAKVAILYQNDDFGKDYLKGTKDGLGAKAASTIILEESYEVSEPSIDGHIVKIKAANPDVLLIYTTPKFGAQTIKKTAELGWKPLQIITNVSISVGSVMKPAGFENAQGVLSAAYAKDSTDPQWANDPGMKKWNEFVDKYMPGADKTDTSLVYGYGAAQTLAKVLEMCGDDLTRANIMKQAASLKDFAPDTLLPGVKINTGATDFAPISQLQMQRFKGEKWELFGEIISGDVASE; encoded by the coding sequence TTGCTTCTTGGAAGAACACTGCGAACCGCTGCGCTGGTTACGGCAACGGCGGTCATCACTTTCACCTCCGGCGCAGCACTCGCCCAAAAGAAATACGACATCGGCGCTTCGGACACCGAGATCAAGATCGGCAACATCATGCCGTACAGTGGTCCGGCCTCGGCCTATGGCATCATCGGCAAGACCGAAGAAGCCTATTTCAGGATGATCAACGAGAAGGGCGGCATCAACGGCCGCAAGATCAATTTCGTCACCTATGACGACGGCTATTCGCCGCCCAAGGCGGTCGAGCAGGTGCGCAAGCTCGTCGAGAGCGACGAAGTGCTGGTGGTGTTCAATCCGCTCGGCACGCCCTCGAACACCGCGATCCAGAAATATCTCAACGCCAAGAAGATCCCGCAGCTCTTCGTCGCGACCGGCGCCACCAAGTGGAACGACCCGAAGAGCTTCCCCTGGACCATCGGCTGGCAGCCTTCGTACCAGAGCGAGGCGCAGATCTACGCCAAATGGCTGATGAAGGAGAAACCAGGCGCCAAGGTCGCGATCCTCTATCAGAACGACGATTTCGGCAAAGACTACCTCAAGGGCACCAAGGACGGCCTCGGCGCCAAGGCGGCGTCCACCATCATCCTGGAGGAGAGCTACGAGGTGTCCGAGCCGTCGATCGACGGTCACATCGTCAAGATCAAGGCCGCCAATCCCGACGTGCTCTTGATCTACACGACGCCGAAATTCGGCGCCCAGACCATCAAGAAGACTGCCGAACTCGGCTGGAAGCCGCTTCAGATCATCACCAACGTCTCGATCTCGGTCGGCAGCGTGATGAAGCCGGCCGGCTTCGAGAACGCGCAGGGCGTGCTGTCGGCGGCCTATGCCAAGGACTCCACCGATCCGCAGTGGGCCAACGATCCCGGCATGAAGAAGTGGAACGAGTTCGTCGACAAGTACATGCCGGGCGCCGACAAGACCGACACCAGCCTGGTCTATGGCTATGGCGCCGCGCAGACGCTCGCCAAGGTATTGGAGATGTGCGGCGACGATCTCACCCGTGCCAACATCATGAAGCAGGCGGCTTCCTTGAAGGATTTTGCGCCGGACACCCTTCTGCCCGGCGTCAAGATCAACACCGGCGCGACCGACTTCGCCCCGATCAGTCAGCTCCAGATGCAGCGCTTCAAGGGCGAGAAATGGGAACTCTTCGGCGAGATCATCAGCGGCGACGTCGCCTCCGAGTAA
- a CDS encoding IclR family transcriptional regulator, whose product MKRTGKKTATDRNFVVALSRGLDVLRAFQPSDGLLGNQEIAARTNLPKPTVSRLTYTLTKLGYLTPVPRFEKYQLAPAAMALGYAALANLGVRHLSEPFREELMRATGGAVAVGGRDRHSMIYFGQSRGSETVGVQLDVGSRVPIATSAMGRAYFWALEEDERAELLRDLREHYGSRWPKLREGLERAGEIVAKHGFAISVGDWHDDIGAAGVALKLNDGTGPYAFNCGAPAFRFTEERLINDIGPRLLAMVRNIEAALGGLVPHSKKQDSKKLKSGGKVARVAEGIR is encoded by the coding sequence ATGAAGCGTACAGGAAAGAAGACTGCGACCGATCGGAATTTCGTCGTCGCGCTTTCCCGCGGACTTGATGTATTGCGCGCATTCCAACCCAGCGACGGACTTCTCGGCAATCAAGAGATCGCGGCGCGCACGAACCTGCCGAAGCCGACGGTGTCACGGCTGACCTACACGTTGACGAAGCTCGGTTATCTTACCCCGGTTCCGCGTTTCGAAAAGTATCAGCTCGCACCGGCCGCGATGGCGCTCGGCTACGCAGCATTGGCCAATCTGGGTGTTCGGCATTTGTCCGAACCGTTTCGCGAGGAACTGATGCGCGCGACGGGTGGCGCGGTCGCTGTCGGTGGCCGTGATCGTCACAGCATGATCTATTTCGGGCAGAGCCGCGGCAGCGAGACGGTCGGTGTTCAACTTGACGTCGGCTCCCGCGTGCCGATTGCAACCAGCGCGATGGGCCGCGCCTATTTCTGGGCGCTCGAGGAAGACGAGCGCGCGGAACTGCTGCGCGATCTGCGTGAACATTACGGCAGCCGCTGGCCCAAGCTGCGCGAGGGGTTGGAGCGTGCCGGCGAGATCGTCGCGAAGCACGGCTTTGCAATCTCGGTCGGCGATTGGCATGACGACATTGGCGCCGCAGGCGTCGCGCTCAAGCTGAACGACGGAACCGGTCCTTACGCTTTCAATTGCGGTGCGCCCGCATTCCGTTTCACGGAAGAGCGTTTGATCAACGACATTGGACCGCGTCTGCTCGCAATGGTAAGGAACATCGAAGCGGCGCTTGGGGGTCTGGTGCCGCATTCAAAAAAACAAGACAGCAAAAAGCTGAAATCAGGAGGAAAAGTTGCTCGTGTGGCCGAGGGGATCAGATAG
- a CDS encoding branched-chain amino acid ABC transporter permease: protein MSAAEEVVAEGHQAVEAVPKRAMTLGAGTSIVVLLLLLAVPLFAKNFIIFQLTQLLYLGLAVLALNILTGGSGQFSLGQSAFYAIGAYVTAVLMEQFNVNYALCLPIAGVLCFGAGFLFGQPALRLSGVYLALATFALATAMPQLLKLNFLEHWTGGVQGLVVTKPDAPFGLPMSQDMWLYYFTLVVTLAIYVFSVNLLRSRSGRAFMAIRDNEIAASAMGVNVALYKTLAFGVSAGITGVAGGLSAIAVQFVAPDSFTITLAIQLFLGMVVGGVGWLPGSIVGAAFIIFVPNIAEGISKGLSGAVFGVLLFLVIYLVPHGARQVAILSQQLAGRLRKN, encoded by the coding sequence ATGAGCGCCGCAGAAGAAGTCGTCGCAGAAGGCCATCAGGCGGTCGAGGCCGTTCCGAAGCGCGCCATGACGCTGGGCGCCGGCACCTCCATCGTGGTGCTGCTGCTGCTGCTGGCCGTGCCGTTGTTCGCCAAGAACTTCATCATCTTCCAGTTGACCCAGTTGCTGTATCTGGGGCTCGCCGTGCTGGCATTGAACATCCTGACCGGCGGCAGCGGCCAGTTCTCGCTCGGGCAGAGCGCGTTCTATGCCATCGGTGCCTACGTCACGGCGGTGCTGATGGAGCAGTTCAACGTCAATTACGCGCTGTGCCTGCCGATCGCCGGCGTGCTCTGCTTCGGTGCGGGCTTCCTGTTCGGCCAGCCGGCGCTGCGGCTCTCCGGCGTCTATCTGGCGCTTGCGACCTTTGCGCTCGCCACCGCCATGCCGCAGCTCCTGAAGCTGAATTTCCTCGAGCACTGGACCGGCGGCGTGCAGGGTCTCGTCGTCACCAAGCCCGATGCGCCGTTCGGCCTGCCGATGTCGCAGGACATGTGGCTCTACTACTTCACGCTCGTCGTCACGCTGGCGATCTACGTTTTCTCGGTGAACCTGTTGCGCTCCCGCTCGGGCCGCGCCTTCATGGCGATCCGCGACAATGAGATCGCCGCCTCCGCGATGGGCGTCAACGTCGCGCTCTACAAGACGCTCGCTTTCGGCGTCTCGGCCGGGATCACCGGCGTCGCCGGCGGCCTCAGTGCGATCGCGGTGCAGTTCGTGGCACCGGACAGCTTCACCATCACGCTCGCGATCCAGCTCTTCCTCGGCATGGTCGTCGGCGGCGTCGGCTGGCTGCCTGGCTCGATCGTCGGCGCCGCGTTCATCATCTTCGTTCCGAACATCGCGGAGGGCATCTCCAAGGGCCTGTCCGGCGCGGTGTTCGGCGTGCTCTTGTTCCTCGTGATCTACCTCGTCCCGCACGGCGCAAGGCAGGTCGCGATCTTAAGCCAGCAGCTCGCCGGCAGACTCAGAAAGAACTGA
- a CDS encoding 3-hydroxyacyl-CoA dehydrogenase NAD-binding domain-containing protein, giving the protein MSEVVKLERHDEVGIVTVNSPPVNALSAAVRGGILECIKAAVADPAIKGIVLTCAGRTFIAGADITEFGKPPKPPALNDVLSEIENSPKPVVAAIHGTALGGGLEVALSCHFRVAVKEAKLGLPEVKLGLLPGAGGTQRLPRAVGPELAVKMIVGGDPIGATEALKNGLIEEIVEGPASGGEAFVRKLLAEKRPLRRLRDDDSKLAAAKADRSIFTNAVAAMTKKSRGLEAPFAAADAVGYAIDLPFDEGLKKEREGFLKLVASDQSKAQRYAFFAEREANKIAGVPEGTKSRTVNRVAILGAGTMGGGIAMSFANAGIPVTLIETGEEQLKRGMGIMQRNWEATAARGGIPADAPAKRMALINGVVGIENVGDADLVIEAVFETMAVKKEVFGKLDQFAKPGAVLASNTSYLNIDEIAKSTKRPQDVLGMHFFSPANVMKLCEIVRAEKTAPDALVTAVTIARKIAKVPAVVGVCDGFVGNRMLAQRSKQSEKLLFEGALPQQVDAVVTKFGMPMGPFAMGDLAGLDIGWRSRKDRGIKSEIADALCEAGRFGQKTGKGYYKYEAGSRAPLPDPEVEKLIDETLLRLGRKKRVVSDEEILERMMYPMINEGAKILEEGIAARPSDIDVVWLYGYGWPIYRGGPMFWADTVGLKHVVDRLAFYAKETNDPSLEPAPLLKKLAAEGKTFASLAAASKAA; this is encoded by the coding sequence GTGAGCGAAGTGGTCAAGCTTGAGCGTCATGACGAAGTCGGGATCGTCACGGTCAACAGTCCTCCGGTCAATGCGCTGAGCGCCGCAGTCCGCGGCGGTATCCTGGAGTGCATCAAGGCTGCGGTCGCCGATCCCGCGATCAAGGGCATCGTCCTGACCTGTGCCGGGCGCACCTTCATCGCCGGTGCCGACATCACCGAATTCGGCAAGCCGCCGAAGCCGCCCGCCCTCAACGACGTTCTCTCGGAGATCGAGAACTCGCCGAAGCCGGTCGTTGCCGCGATCCACGGCACCGCACTGGGTGGCGGCCTCGAGGTCGCACTGTCCTGTCATTTCCGTGTGGCCGTGAAAGAGGCAAAGCTCGGCCTGCCCGAGGTGAAGCTTGGCCTGTTGCCCGGCGCCGGCGGTACCCAGCGCCTGCCGCGTGCGGTGGGGCCGGAGCTTGCGGTCAAGATGATCGTCGGCGGCGACCCGATCGGCGCGACGGAGGCGCTGAAGAACGGTCTCATCGAGGAGATCGTCGAAGGCCCCGCCTCCGGCGGTGAAGCCTTCGTCCGCAAGCTGCTCGCCGAGAAGCGCCCGTTGCGCCGCCTGCGCGATGACGACTCCAAGCTTGCCGCCGCCAAGGCCGACCGCTCGATCTTCACCAATGCGGTCGCCGCCATGACCAAGAAGTCGCGCGGCCTGGAAGCGCCGTTTGCGGCGGCCGACGCCGTCGGCTACGCCATCGACCTGCCATTCGATGAAGGCCTGAAGAAGGAGCGCGAAGGCTTCCTCAAGCTCGTCGCCAGCGACCAGTCCAAGGCGCAGCGCTATGCGTTCTTCGCCGAGCGCGAGGCCAACAAGATCGCGGGCGTGCCCGAGGGCACCAAGTCGCGCACCGTCAACCGCGTCGCCATTCTCGGTGCCGGCACCATGGGCGGCGGCATCGCGATGTCCTTTGCCAACGCCGGCATTCCCGTCACCCTGATCGAGACCGGCGAGGAACAGCTCAAGCGCGGCATGGGCATCATGCAGAGGAACTGGGAAGCAACCGCGGCGCGCGGCGGCATCCCGGCGGATGCGCCTGCCAAGCGCATGGCCCTCATCAACGGCGTCGTCGGCATCGAGAATGTCGGAGATGCCGACCTCGTCATCGAGGCGGTGTTCGAGACCATGGCGGTGAAGAAGGAAGTGTTCGGCAAGCTCGACCAGTTCGCCAAGCCCGGCGCGGTGCTCGCCTCCAACACCTCCTATCTCAACATCGACGAGATCGCGAAGTCGACCAAGCGTCCGCAGGACGTTCTCGGCATGCACTTCTTCTCGCCGGCCAACGTCATGAAGCTGTGCGAGATCGTGCGTGCCGAGAAGACCGCACCGGATGCGCTGGTCACCGCCGTGACCATCGCGCGCAAGATCGCCAAGGTGCCGGCCGTGGTCGGCGTCTGCGACGGTTTTGTGGGCAACCGGATGCTGGCGCAGCGCAGCAAGCAGTCGGAGAAGCTGCTGTTCGAAGGCGCTCTGCCGCAGCAGGTCGACGCCGTCGTCACCAAATTCGGCATGCCGATGGGGCCGTTCGCGATGGGCGACCTCGCCGGCCTCGACATCGGCTGGCGCTCGCGGAAAGATCGCGGCATCAAATCCGAGATCGCGGACGCGCTGTGCGAGGCCGGCCGCTTCGGCCAGAAGACGGGCAAGGGCTACTACAAGTATGAGGCCGGCTCGCGCGCGCCGCTGCCCGATCCGGAGGTCGAGAAGCTGATCGACGAGACGTTGCTGCGCTTGGGACGCAAGAAGCGCGTCGTCAGCGACGAGGAGATCCTCGAGCGCATGATGTATCCGATGATCAATGAGGGCGCGAAAATCCTGGAAGAAGGCATCGCCGCGCGTCCCTCGGACATCGACGTGGTCTGGCTCTATGGCTATGGCTGGCCGATCTATCGCGGCGGCCCGATGTTCTGGGCCGACACGGTCGGCCTCAAGCACGTCGTCGATCGCCTCGCCTTCTACGCCAAGGAGACCAACGATCCGAGCCTCGAGCCCGCGCCGCTGCTGAAGAAGCTCGCGGCCGAAGGCAAGACGTTCGCCTCGCTGGCGGCGGCGTCGAAGGCGGCGTGA
- a CDS encoding ABC transporter substrate-binding protein, translating into MRRGAFSATLVLAVTLSTAALAQKKYDTGATDTEIKIGNIMPYSGPASAYGVIGKTEEAYFRKINAEGGINGRKITFISYDDAYSPPKTVEQARKLVESDEVLLIFNSLGTPPNSAIQKYMNAKKVPQLFVATGATKWNDPKEFPWTMGWQPNYQSESQIYAKYMLKNHPNAKIAVLYQNDDYGKDYLKGFKDGLGAKAASMIVIEESYEVSEPTIDSHIVKMKSSGADVFFNITTPKFAAQAIKKNAEIGWKPLHFLNNVSASIGSVIKPAGFENAQGIISSQYFKDPTDPQWKNDPSMKAWNEFLDKYYPEANRADASVMYGYIVSQGLVHVLKACGDNLTRENIMKQAASMKDFEPGGLLPGVKVNTSATDFAPLSQLQLERFKGETWELFGDVISGDVGG; encoded by the coding sequence ATGCGGAGGGGGGCCTTTTCGGCTACCCTCGTGCTGGCCGTGACGCTGTCTACGGCGGCGCTTGCGCAGAAAAAATACGACACCGGCGCCACCGATACCGAGATCAAGATCGGCAACATCATGCCCTATAGCGGTCCTGCGTCCGCCTACGGCGTGATCGGCAAGACCGAAGAAGCCTACTTCCGCAAGATCAATGCCGAAGGCGGCATCAACGGCCGCAAGATCACCTTCATCAGCTATGACGATGCCTACTCGCCGCCGAAGACGGTCGAGCAGGCGCGCAAGCTCGTCGAGAGCGACGAGGTGCTTCTGATCTTCAACTCGCTCGGCACGCCGCCCAACTCGGCAATCCAGAAATACATGAACGCGAAGAAGGTGCCGCAGCTCTTCGTCGCCACCGGCGCCACAAAGTGGAACGACCCGAAGGAATTCCCCTGGACCATGGGCTGGCAGCCCAACTACCAGAGCGAGTCGCAGATCTACGCCAAATACATGCTGAAGAACCATCCGAACGCCAAGATCGCCGTCCTCTATCAGAACGACGACTACGGCAAGGACTATCTCAAGGGCTTCAAGGATGGACTTGGCGCCAAGGCTGCCTCGATGATCGTGATCGAGGAAAGCTACGAAGTTTCCGAACCGACCATCGACTCCCACATCGTCAAGATGAAGTCGTCCGGCGCCGACGTGTTCTTCAACATCACCACGCCGAAATTTGCGGCCCAGGCGATCAAGAAGAACGCCGAGATCGGCTGGAAGCCGCTGCATTTCCTCAACAACGTGTCGGCATCGATCGGCAGCGTGATCAAGCCGGCGGGTTTCGAGAACGCGCAAGGCATCATCTCCTCGCAGTACTTCAAGGACCCGACCGATCCGCAATGGAAGAATGACCCGAGCATGAAGGCCTGGAATGAATTCCTGGACAAATACTATCCCGAGGCCAACCGGGCCGACGCCTCGGTCATGTACGGCTACATCGTGTCGCAGGGCCTGGTGCATGTGCTGAAGGCTTGCGGCGACAATCTCACCCGCGAGAACATCATGAAGCAGGCCGCGAGCATGAAGGATTTCGAACCTGGCGGACTGCTTCCGGGAGTCAAGGTCAACACCAGTGCCACCGACTTCGCGCCCCTCTCGCAGCTTCAGCTCGAGCGCTTCAAGGGTGAGACCTGGGAGCTGTTCGGCGACGTCATCAGCGGCGACGTCGGCGGCTGA
- a CDS encoding ABC transporter ATP-binding protein has product MTTLLNVKDLRAYYGQVQALHGLSFSLNEGSLTTLLGANGAGKTTTLRAICNMVRSTGAIEFDGKPLNNRSTESIVRFGIAHVPQGRGTFTTMTVEENLQLGAITRKDNAGIVSDIERMYAHFPVLKQRHTQQAGTLSGGEQQMLAVARALMLRPRLMLLDEPSFGLAPLVVRDLFGILGKINREDKVSILVVEQNAQLALELADHAYVIETGRIVMSGNAKDIANNEEIRKSYLGY; this is encoded by the coding sequence ATGACGACGCTGCTCAACGTCAAGGACCTGCGCGCCTATTACGGCCAGGTCCAGGCCCTTCACGGCCTGTCCTTCTCGCTCAACGAGGGTTCGCTGACGACGCTGCTCGGTGCCAACGGCGCCGGCAAGACCACCACGCTGCGCGCGATCTGCAACATGGTGCGCTCCACCGGTGCGATCGAGTTCGACGGCAAGCCGCTGAACAATCGCTCGACGGAAAGCATCGTGCGGTTCGGCATCGCCCACGTCCCGCAGGGCCGCGGCACCTTCACCACCATGACCGTGGAGGAGAACCTGCAGTTGGGGGCGATCACCCGCAAGGACAATGCCGGCATCGTCTCGGACATCGAGCGCATGTACGCCCATTTCCCGGTGCTGAAGCAGCGGCACACCCAGCAGGCCGGCACGCTGTCCGGCGGCGAACAGCAGATGCTGGCGGTCGCCCGCGCGCTGATGCTGCGGCCGCGGCTGATGCTGCTGGACGAGCCGTCCTTCGGGCTGGCGCCGCTGGTCGTGCGCGACCTCTTCGGAATCCTGGGCAAGATCAACCGCGAGGACAAGGTGTCGATCCTGGTGGTCGAGCAGAACGCACAGCTCGCACTCGAGCTCGCCGACCATGCCTACGTGATCGAGACCGGCCGCATCGTGATGTCGGGCAATGCCAAGGACATCGCGAACAACGAAGAAATCCGCAAATCCTACCTGGGTTACTGA
- a CDS encoding branched-chain amino acid ABC transporter permease: protein MELFTNQILAGIATGAIYACMALAVVMIYQAIDHLNFAQGEMAMFSTFISWQLMQWGVPYWGAFVITLAFSFVGGIAIERILFKPLAKAPILTNVAGFIALFAIINSSAGLIWDFTIKQYPTPFGSAPFLGSQLISTHQAGMIGVTVLLLIGLYFFFQYTRIGLAMRAAASLPESARLVGINTSWMIALGWGMAAAIGSIAGMLIAPVVFLEPNMMGGVLIYGFAAAVLGGLSSPFGAVVGGFLVGIFENLAGTYIPGVGNELKLPIALALIISVLVVKPAGLFGRHIVKRV, encoded by the coding sequence ATGGAGCTTTTCACCAACCAGATCCTGGCTGGGATCGCCACCGGCGCCATCTACGCCTGCATGGCGCTCGCCGTGGTCATGATCTACCAGGCGATCGACCATCTCAATTTCGCGCAGGGCGAGATGGCGATGTTCTCGACCTTCATCTCCTGGCAGTTGATGCAGTGGGGCGTGCCCTATTGGGGCGCCTTCGTGATCACGCTGGCGTTCTCCTTCGTCGGCGGCATCGCGATCGAGCGCATCCTGTTCAAGCCGCTGGCGAAGGCGCCGATCCTGACCAACGTCGCCGGTTTCATCGCGCTGTTCGCGATCATCAACTCCTCGGCCGGCCTGATCTGGGACTTCACCATCAAGCAGTATCCGACTCCGTTCGGCTCGGCGCCGTTCCTCGGCAGTCAGCTCATTTCGACCCACCAGGCCGGCATGATCGGCGTCACGGTGCTGCTCCTGATCGGGCTCTACTTCTTCTTCCAGTACACGCGCATCGGTCTCGCCATGCGGGCCGCCGCCTCGTTGCCTGAATCGGCCCGCCTCGTCGGCATCAATACGAGCTGGATGATCGCGCTCGGTTGGGGCATGGCGGCGGCGATCGGCTCGATCGCCGGCATGCTGATCGCGCCAGTCGTGTTCCTCGAACCCAACATGATGGGCGGCGTGCTCATCTACGGCTTTGCCGCCGCGGTGCTCGGCGGATTGTCGAGCCCGTTCGGCGCCGTGGTCGGCGGCTTCCTTGTCGGCATCTTCGAGAACCTCGCCGGAACCTACATTCCCGGCGTCGGCAATGAGCTGAAACTCCCGATCGCGCTCGCGCTGATCATCTCCGTCCTGGTCGTCAAACCCGCCGGCCTGTTCGGCCGGCACATCGTCAAGCGAGTTTGA
- a CDS encoding ABC transporter ATP-binding protein produces the protein MTQAQLAQGTSPLLAVRDVSVVFGGIVALNGVSFDMHKGAILGLIGPNGAGKTTLFNCLSRLYQPSSGDILMEGVSILSRPPHRIAEIGIGRTFQNVALFPNLSVMDNVRVGAHSKTSSDIISDSLRLAWVRRSEADVNKKVHEILAYLNLEDVAHTTVSGLPFGTQKRVELARALAADPKILLLDEPAGGLNHEEVHVLGDLIRRIRDDRHMTVLLVEHHMGLVMSIADHVVALNFGKKLAEGTPAQVQADPDVIKAYLGSKDQ, from the coding sequence ATGACGCAGGCACAGCTCGCGCAGGGGACTTCGCCTCTGCTCGCGGTTCGCGACGTCAGCGTCGTGTTCGGCGGCATCGTCGCGCTCAACGGCGTGTCTTTCGACATGCACAAGGGTGCCATCCTCGGATTGATCGGTCCCAACGGCGCCGGCAAGACCACGCTCTTCAACTGCCTTTCCCGGCTGTATCAGCCGTCGTCCGGCGACATCCTGATGGAGGGCGTGAGCATCCTGTCGCGGCCTCCGCACCGGATCGCCGAGATTGGCATCGGCCGCACCTTCCAGAACGTCGCCCTGTTTCCCAATCTCTCGGTGATGGACAACGTCCGCGTCGGCGCTCATTCGAAGACGTCCAGCGACATCATCAGCGACTCGCTTCGGTTGGCGTGGGTCCGGCGCAGCGAGGCCGACGTCAACAAGAAGGTCCATGAGATCCTGGCCTATCTCAACCTCGAGGACGTCGCCCACACCACGGTCTCGGGCCTGCCGTTCGGCACGCAGAAGCGCGTCGAATTGGCGCGGGCGCTCGCGGCCGATCCGAAGATCCTGTTGCTCGACGAGCCGGCCGGCGGTCTCAATCACGAGGAAGTCCACGTGCTCGGCGACCTCATCCGCCGCATTCGCGACGACCGCCACATGACCGTGCTCCTCGTCGAGCATCACATGGGCCTCGTGATGTCGATCGCCGATCACGTCGTCGCATTGAATTTCGGCAAGAAGCTCGCGGAAGGCACGCCCGCCCAGGTGCAGGCGGATCCCGACGTCATCAAGGCCTATCTCGGGAGCAAGGACCAATGA
- a CDS encoding ABC transporter substrate-binding protein, with protein MTAVRFQVAALLAAVALCTAMSSPALAQKKYDSGASDTEIKIGNIMPYSGPASAYGVIGKTEQAYFDKINAEGGINGRKIRFISYDDAYLPPKTVEQARKLVESDGVLLIFGSLGTSTNGAIRKYMNEKRVPQLFVASGASKWNDPKQYPWTMGWQPSYASEARIYAKFIMKEKPDAKIGVLYQNDDFGKDYLKGLKDGLGTKASMIVLEEGYDTSEPAVDEHVVKLKAAGADVLVSITTPKFAAQAIKKAAEINWHPMHIVSNVSASVGGVIEPAGLEVSQGLLSATYTKDGSDPQWNADDGMKKFYNFLAKFDPKANKLDAGVVFGYAAAQTMVKVLQMCGDELTRENIMKQAASLKDFEPDTLLPGIKVNTAPDNYAPIEQLQMMRFKGKGWQLFGDVISSELGH; from the coding sequence ATGACTGCCGTTCGATTTCAGGTTGCGGCCCTTTTGGCCGCGGTCGCGTTGTGCACTGCGATGAGCAGCCCCGCGCTGGCGCAAAAGAAATACGACAGCGGCGCTTCCGATACCGAGATCAAGATCGGCAACATCATGCCCTACAGCGGCCCGGCCTCGGCCTATGGCGTGATCGGCAAGACCGAACAGGCCTATTTCGACAAGATCAACGCCGAGGGCGGCATCAACGGCCGCAAGATCAGGTTCATCTCCTATGACGATGCCTACTTGCCGCCGAAGACGGTGGAGCAGGCGCGCAAGCTGGTCGAAAGCGACGGGGTGCTGCTGATCTTCGGCTCGCTCGGGACCTCCACCAACGGCGCCATCCGCAAATACATGAACGAAAAGAGGGTGCCGCAATTGTTCGTGGCGAGCGGCGCCTCAAAATGGAACGATCCCAAGCAGTATCCCTGGACCATGGGATGGCAGCCGAGCTACGCGAGCGAGGCGCGCATCTATGCCAAGTTCATCATGAAGGAGAAGCCGGACGCCAAGATCGGCGTGCTCTACCAGAACGATGATTTCGGCAAGGATTACCTGAAGGGGCTGAAGGACGGCCTCGGGACCAAGGCGTCGATGATCGTGCTGGAGGAGGGCTACGACACCTCGGAGCCGGCCGTCGACGAGCACGTCGTGAAGCTGAAGGCCGCGGGCGCCGATGTCCTCGTCAGCATCACCACGCCGAAATTCGCGGCGCAGGCGATCAAGAAGGCGGCCGAGATCAACTGGCATCCGATGCACATCGTTTCCAACGTCTCGGCGTCGGTCGGTGGCGTGATCGAGCCGGCGGGTTTGGAGGTATCGCAAGGCCTTCTGTCGGCGACCTATACCAAAGACGGCTCCGACCCGCAGTGGAACGCCGATGACGGCATGAAGAAGTTCTATAACTTCCTCGCAAAATTTGATCCGAAGGCGAACAAGCTCGATGCGGGCGTTGTGTTCGGCTATGCGGCGGCGCAGACCATGGTGAAGGTGCTGCAGATGTGCGGCGACGAGCTGACACGCGAGAACATCATGAAGCAGGCGGCGAGTCTGAAGGATTTTGAGCCCGATACGCTCCTGCCTGGCATCAAGGTCAACACGGCGCCGGACAATTATGCCCCGATCGAACAGCTTCAGATGATGCGGTTCAAGGGCAAGGGATGGCAGCTCTTCGGTGATGTCATTTCAAGCGAGCTCGGCCACTAG